One Ricinus communis isolate WT05 ecotype wild-type chromosome 1, ASM1957865v1, whole genome shotgun sequence DNA window includes the following coding sequences:
- the LOC125369818 gene encoding secreted RxLR effector protein 161-like has product MDKYLAGIVPIQKGDKFNLMQCPKNELEQEQMKNIPYVSVVGSLIYAQTCTRPDISFTVRILGRNQSNPGLDQWKAAKEILRYLQGTKDYMLTYRRSNHLEVIGYPGSDFAGCVDTKKSTFGYLFLLAKGAVSWKSAKQSVIVAFTMEAEFVACFEAIVHGLWLRNFISGL; this is encoded by the coding sequence ATGGATAAATACTTAGCAGGGATAGTTCCAATTCAAAAGGGGGATAAATTTAATCTTATGCAATGTCCGAAAAATGAATTGGAACAAGAACAAATGAAGAACATTCCTTATGTATCTGTTGTTGGGAGTTTAATATATGCTCAAACTTGCACCAGACCAGACATTAGTTTTACTGTCAGAATACTGGGCAGAAATCAAAGTAATCCAGGATTAGATCAGTGGAAAGCTGCAAAGGAAATTCTTAGATATTTGCAAGGAACAAAGGATTATATGCTCACTTATAGAAGATCTAATCACCTTGAGGTGATTGGATATCCAGGTTCAGATTTTGCTGGATGTGTTGATACAAAAAAGTCAACATTTGGCTACTTATTCCTATTAGCCAAAGGAGCAGTTTCATGGAAGAGTGCGAAGCAGTCTGTCATTGTTGCATTCACTATGGAGGCTGAGTTTGTAGCTTGCTTTGAGGCTATCGTTCATGGATTATGGCTGCGTAATTTTATTTCAGGACTTTGA
- the LOC125369817 gene encoding uncharacterized protein LOC125369817, producing the protein MAANKAEDQKPLKLEEKQLLTPPKISVPKINVETSKKMTSNGSPRLQRALTKPASARWNCLCSPTTHAGSFRCRFHRTPGMVRGGSVGSNLSELAAKSHSIRDLI; encoded by the coding sequence ATGGCTGCTAATAAAGCAGAGGACCAGAAACCCTTAAAGCTGGAAGAGAAGCAGCTACTCACACCACCAAAGATATCTGTGCCCAAAATAAACGTGGAAACAAGCAAGAAGATGACTTCAAATGGTTCGCCCAGGCTACAAAGAGCACTGACAAAACCAGCCAGTGCGAGGTGGAACTGTCTTTGCTCTCCTACCACTCATGCGGGTTCGTTTAGGTGCCGGTTCCATAGAACCCCAGGCATGGTTCGTGGGGGTTCGGTTGGCTCAAATCTCTCTGAGTTAGCTGCTAAATCACACTCCATTAGAGACTTGATTTAG